A stretch of the Marasmius oreades isolate 03SP1 chromosome 8, whole genome shotgun sequence genome encodes the following:
- the VMA2 gene encoding Vacuolar ATP synthase subunit B (BUSCO:EOG09261KHB), which yields MAPDPKMSDTDLARINFQAVTKEYRVQPHLDYRTVSAINGPLVVLDNVKFPSYNEIVQLTLPDGSKRGGQVLEVQGKKAIVQVFEGTSGVDVKATHVEFTGSSMKLPVAEDMLGRIFNGSGNPIDQGPKVFAEDYLDINGSPINPYSRIYPEEMIQTGISTIDTMNSIARGQKIPIFSAAGLPHNEIAAQIVRQSGLVKRPTKDVHDGHEDNFSVVFAAMGVNMETARFFKEDFESNGSLDRVTLFLNLANDPTIERIITPRLALTTAEYYAYQLEKHVLVILTDMSSYADALREVSAAREEVPGRRGYPGYMYTDLSTIYERAGRVEGRNGSITQIPILTMPNDDITHPIPDLTGYITEGQIFVDRQLHNRQIYPPINVLPSLSRLMKSAIGEKLTRKDHGDVSNQLYAKYAIGRDAASMKAVVGEEALSSEDKLALEFLDKFEHQFVGQGAYESRTIFDSLDLAWSLLRIFPKEQLNRINPKIIAEFYGRKPTKKATANAESEETPQEDKLIDA from the exons ATGGCTCCCGATCCAAAGATGAGCGATACAGACTTAGCACGTATCAATTTCCAAGCTGTAACGAAGGAGTATCGCGTACAACCACATCTCG ATTACCGCACTGTTTCTGCGATAAACGG ACCCCTCGTTGTGCTCGACAACGTCAAA TTTCCGTCATACAATGAGATTGTTCAATTGACATTGCCGGATGGTTCAAAACGTGGGGGTCAAGTTCTGGAAGTTCAAGGCAAGAAAGCGATCGTGCAAGTCTTCGAGGGGACTTCTGGTGTCGATGTGAAGGCTACCCATGTCGAATTCACTGGAAGCAGCATGAAACTACCTGTCGCCGAGGATATGTTGGGTCGTATATTCAATGGGTCTGGAAACCCGATTGATCAGGGTCCAAAAGTGTTCGCAGAGGATTACTTGGATATCAACG GCTCTCCTATCAACCCGTATTCTCGGATTTATCCAGAAGAAATGATTCAAACCGGCATTTCGACGATCGACACCATGAATTCGATTGCTCGTGGTCAGAAAATCCCCATCTTCTCCGCTGCAGGGTTGCCCCACAACGAG ATCGCGGCACAGATTGTACGACAGTCCGGTCTGGTGAAGAGGCCGACAAAGGATGTCCATGACGGCCATGAGGACAATTTCTCCGTGGTATTCGCAGCTATGGGTGTCAATATGGAAACTGCGCGTTTCTTCAAAGAGGATTTCGAGTCCAATGGGAGTCTGGACCGAGTAACGTTGTTTTTGAACCTGGCCAACGACCCTACGATCGAACGTATCATTACTCCTCGGCTGGCACTTACCACCGCTGAATACTATGCTTATCAACTGGAAAAGCACGTTTTGGTCATTCTGACCGATATGTCCTCTTATGCTGATGCCTTGCGTGAG GTTTCGGCGGCACGAGAAGAGGTCCCTGGTAGGCGTGGTTATCCTGGGTACATGTATACCGATCTATCTACGATCTATGAACGAGCTGGTCGTGTAGAGGGTAGGAACGGGTCCATCACCCAGATTCCAATCCTTACTATGCCTAACGACG ATATCACACACCCTATTCCTGATTTGACAGGGTACATCACAGAGGGACAGATTTTCGTCGACCGACAGCTGCATAACCGACAGATCTACCCACCCATCAATGTTCTGCCTTCACTATCTCGTCTGATGAAAAGCGCTATTGGTGAAAAGTTGACCAGAAAGGACCATGGAGACGTTTCCAATCAGTTG TATGCGAAGTATGCTATTGGAAGAGATGCAGCATCAATGAAAGCCGTCGTCGGTGAAGAGGCTTTGTCGTCCGAAGATAAGCTTGCCTTGGAGTTCCTCGATAAGTTTGAGCATCAGTTTGTTGGACAAG GTGCCTACGAATCGCGGACGATCTTCGACTCGCTTGATCTTGCTTGGTCGTTGCTTCGTATCTTCCCCAAGGAACAATTAAACCGGATCAACCCGAAGATCATCGCCGAGTTTTATGGGCGCAAACCGACGAAGAAGGCTACAGCTAACGCAGAGTCGGAGGAAACACCTCAGGAAGACAAGTTGATTGACGCCTAG